In Chloroflexota bacterium, the following are encoded in one genomic region:
- a CDS encoding chlorite dismutase family protein, which translates to MSGRPQSTGRPHGAGHGGSSQGGAPVRRQFVKYTFFKVATAWRGLSAAERGSINQEVVTILETFAAKMLVRIYSTVGTRGDCDLMLWTVSDRLEDFQELTAQLFGSRMGVYLEMPYSYLAMTRRSQYIDNHTHEGQEGARLKVQPGGAKYLFVYPFVKTRAWYLLPLEERQTIMDVHIAVGHDFPSVRINTAYSFGLDDQEFVVAFESDSPSDFLDLVMHLRETQSSMYTLRDTPIFTCISMSAPAALEALAASTSVSATPAEAQLAGAPS; encoded by the coding sequence ATGTCAGGTAGACCACAGTCAACAGGCAGACCGCACGGTGCTGGACACGGAGGCTCGTCGCAGGGCGGCGCTCCCGTTCGACGCCAGTTCGTCAAATACACGTTCTTCAAGGTCGCGACGGCCTGGCGGGGCCTGTCCGCCGCCGAGCGCGGGTCGATCAATCAGGAAGTCGTCACCATCCTCGAAACGTTTGCCGCGAAGATGCTCGTCCGGATCTACTCGACGGTCGGGACGCGCGGCGACTGCGACCTGATGCTCTGGACCGTCAGCGACCGCCTGGAGGACTTCCAGGAGCTGACTGCGCAGCTCTTCGGCTCGCGCATGGGCGTCTACCTGGAGATGCCGTACTCCTACCTCGCCATGACGCGGCGCTCCCAGTACATCGACAACCACACCCACGAGGGCCAGGAGGGCGCGCGCCTCAAGGTGCAGCCCGGCGGCGCGAAGTACCTGTTCGTCTACCCGTTCGTGAAGACGCGCGCCTGGTACCTGCTCCCGCTGGAGGAGCGGCAGACGATCATGGACGTCCATATCGCCGTCGGCCACGACTTCCCGAGCGTCCGCATCAACACCGCGTACTCGTTCGGGCTGGACGACCAGGAGTTCGTGGTCGCGTTCGAGAGCGACTCGCCGTCCGACTTCCTGGATCTGGTCATGCACCTGCGCGAGACGCAGTCCAGCATGTACACGCTGCGTGACACGCCGATCTTCACCTGCATCTCGATGTCGGCGCCGGCCGCCCTCGAGGCGTTGGCTGCCAGCACGTCTGTCTCAGCTACCCCGGCCGAGGCCCAGCTTGCGGGAGCACCGTCGTGA
- a CDS encoding TetR/AcrR family transcriptional regulator, whose protein sequence is MPENRLASRFPRPESAVPARQDRAVTRQERILDAALDVFAEQGYQQATVDDIASSAQTSKGGIYFHFPGKDAIFLALLDRSAKQLLARVGERVARESDPIRKVDAALLTLAQTFGAHRSLARLFLVEARGAGPRFHAQLAEVQTRFVLFLQQQLQEAVSQGRVSPFDVEVASQAWFGALNQVVIGWALAERPRPLEEMYPHLRALLLRSIGLDDHAV, encoded by the coding sequence ATGCCGGAAAACCGACTCGCCAGTCGGTTTCCGCGTCCGGAGTCAGCCGTGCCGGCTCGCCAGGATCGTGCGGTCACCCGTCAGGAGCGCATTCTCGATGCTGCGCTCGACGTCTTTGCCGAGCAGGGCTACCAGCAGGCGACCGTCGATGACATCGCCTCCTCGGCCCAGACCTCCAAGGGCGGGATCTACTTTCACTTCCCGGGCAAGGATGCCATCTTCCTGGCCTTGCTGGACCGCTCGGCGAAACAGCTGCTGGCGCGGGTGGGGGAGCGTGTCGCCCGCGAGTCCGACCCGATCCGCAAGGTGGATGCGGCCCTGCTGACGCTGGCCCAGACCTTCGGGGCGCACCGCTCGCTGGCGCGGCTGTTCCTGGTCGAGGCGCGCGGGGCCGGCCCGCGCTTCCACGCCCAGCTCGCGGAGGTCCAGACCCGGTTTGTCCTGTTCCTGCAGCAGCAGCTCCAGGAGGCGGTCAGCCAGGGGCGGGTGTCGCCGTTCGATGTGGAAGTTGCCAGTCAGGCGTGGTTTGGTGCGCTCAACCAGGTGGTGATCGGCTGGGCGCTGGCCGAGCGGCCCCGTCCGCTGGAGGAGATGTACCCGCACCTGCGGGCGCTGCTGCTGCGGAGCATCGGCCTCGACGACCACGCGGTCTGA